The following is a genomic window from Amaranthus tricolor cultivar Red isolate AtriRed21 chromosome 10, ASM2621246v1, whole genome shotgun sequence.
TAAAGTCGTCTCATTAAGATATGGTTAGGTATGTGAACAAAGAAACTGGTCAAAAAagtctttgttcattgttattaaCAAGGAACAAAaggagacaatgtcataacgttaGAAGGGACGAAAAACTAAAACATGTGTGTTCGCTGTTATTAGGCTCGGACACAAAAATGCTAATTTTGGGAATTCAAATTTttcgaagcttattttgggaatttttttgataataagcttatttttttaatctttctcAATTTTGAGCTCATGAAATACTTCATGTTGAGGTAACATTTTAGTAACACTTCATGTTAAGGTATTATCATGGGAGAGTATTAAATTTGGCTAACTAGCACATAAATTAACCAAAGCATCTACTTTTGTATTTAAATAAGTTAACTAATGCAAATTATGAGAATTTAAACTCCTTGCATTGAAGTCGTGTTActgagagacggtctcatacaagaatataTGTTCGATTTGAACCAAATACTTTGCTACAATGGGGATGGTCTCAACTCTCAACtcatacttccttcgttccaaTATAATCGTAacattgaaaatataaatattattcacttatctctcttaatttgtgattaatttataatctataagctaaaatatattcaagtgggatcttgtttgattcgtctcgatgtaaagattattaatataaaatttttataattttttattatatataattataaatattaaaaattaaattaatagatTGGAATGCgtgaaaagtaaatattaaaagtattttaaaacggaGATACTCTTTGATTTCATCTACTCCTTTGACTTCATTTTGTTGGTTACACTAATATCTCTCTGATAGTAGTGTAACCATTAAATTGAAaggaagaaattaaattttttcgAACTAATAGAAGTTATCACTATCTTGTCACCCTTAAGCAAAGGGAAACAATTAGCAATAATTAGGCAAGAGACTATAAATGCAATAGGCAAAATTGCTTGGTTTTGGAATGAATGTGATTGTTATTTGCCCCCACTTAATGATTTCATGCAAGATGCAACCTTTTTCTTACGTTTCGTAATTTGTGGTCACCAATCACCAATTTTGAGCATTTTCTTTGGCATTTCTATTAGTTGTTTAGAGGTGTTATGCACTCATACTCATTTAAATTTGAGTTGAGTTCGATTCGATTTGAAGGCAACTCGagtttaaattatatcaattcaaatataattatacCAAAAAATAACGAGTCAAATTTAAATGGACAATCGAATTTTGTGTATTCTGTAAAATTGATGTATGAAAACTTGTTTATTTCATTAAAGTCTAGAAAAACGATTTTATTTTTGAGACCACTAACATTGTCAATGattctattttttaaaacaacCAACCATGTGCAGTTTTAAGTATTTTACTATAAAATCTTGATTCTCATCTATCAAAGCAAATTAGAACCGCCGACACTTTCAGCAATTTCCGATgtataaaactaaataaaaaagaaatgaatCAATTCTCTTCATGCCATGCCAACATGATTCTATTGAAGATTCAACATTTCTTGGTCAAAATAATACACAATTTACAAAGTACACAATATCAGGTATAAAGCTGCTGAATAATTCTTGTTTCTTGCATCATCAAATCCATTAAAGATATGAAAAATCCTGCATTTCTGTACCAAGAACATGGACACATGTATggaatataaatttttcttttttacctATGAAAACCAGGAATATGATCTTGCTATATTTGAGACATTACACATTTACACCGAAAAACCGAGCAAGCGTCACTTCTTCCGATTTATGTACCTTTTCAAAGGCATCAATGCCCTCGACTTAATCTGGGCTTATCAAAGTGAGAGCTTTTGGCATGttgtgtagcaaattcaaagggacTGACGAAGTATGTTCCAGTAAACAAAGGAGCCCTATTCGTTCATGAATGCAAGACAACGTCAATAAGAACGGAAGaaattcaataaaaatcatATCTGTCGATCACACCGACAGTTATCTTCCCTCACTTGTCCTTTTGCAATGAACCATCCTTCATCAACTTCAAGCTCAGACTATTAAATCGTTCTCGTGAATACTGCCTTGAAGCTTTTCTCCAATCTGTTCCGGCTTTCATCATTGTGGCAAATTCCTGGTAACTTATTCGCCCATCCTACATTAACCCAAATAGAAAATTGAAAATTCGTATCAATTCGCATATTTTTATATTCAAGCGAAGGAAGAGACTGAAACTACACGAACCTTATCAGTATCAACGTCTCTCATTATGGCGGTTATAACCTCCTCGCTGTTGTTGTCAAGTTCGTCATCAGATAAAGCATCCCTCAATTCTTCTATTTCGATATATCCGCTTTTATTTCGATCGAAAAATAAGAACGCTTTTTGCAAGTGCTCATCGTTGCCCATTTTCCTCAGATGAACGGCTATTGCTACAAACTCTCCGTAATTCAAGTGTCCATCCTTATCTACGTCACCCTGTATGACAATCATCCAATGAGTATACCTAAGGCATGTTTTTCACATCTAAATCGCTAAACCCTCTAGTTTTGAGGGGAGGAGAATGAGGGGGCATGTTCGATATATCaaaccataattcgctttttgtaATTCACGAGAAGATTAACGAATAATGTGACACTGACATAGAAATTTATATGTAATATAATCCTATGCGCTCCTTCATGATTTTTAGTTCCGATTCACAAAAACGAGGGCATTAATACGATTCAAGTGGGATTTACGAAATTAGACGGGATCATGGGAAATTTGTGCAGGTGTGACAGGTAAGGTTGCCTATCATACTTAAAAACACGATGAAAAACGAGTATAACTACATACAGCATCCATTAGAATGTGGAGATCGGTATCTGAAATCTGATGACCAAGTTGACGTAACCCGACTTTCAATTCATCAATGCCAATTTTTCCCCTTTTCCCAGTGTCCATCAACGCAAATCCTTCCTTCATTCCAGCAACTTCTTCGACTGATAAATGCTCGGCAATAACCTGTAACCATTAAGAGTAAATGTTATCGGTGAAACATAATTTGCTAGTTAGTTCGCCTTTGTATTTGTGatcgctcaaaatggttcaaaaatagcctaaaaccgaccaCGATTCGTGATTCGCAATTCGCAAGGCAATTAGCGAATCACATGACACTGGTTATTATAAATCAATACCCATGTCCAAGAAAGTTCTTGATTCTACAGCAAATGTGAAATTTACACACAAATCGAGTATTACCCTTAGAGTTCTTTTCTTGAGCTTGTTCATTACGGAGAACTGTTTAAGTCTAGCTTTCACAGTTTCGCCTAAAGAAACATTAGGAGCCTTATTAATGTTTTGTAACCAAGGATGATCTGCACAAAGAAATCCTTGACTTAGGTTTCCAATATcattgaaatatatatacacatgaagAGAATATGCTTATCAATTCACAAATAAATATTTCACGAAATTGGACTCGAGATATTACCTAACACCTGCTGAGCGGTAAGTCTGCGTGCAGGATCAGGGTCAAGCATCTTTCGTACAAGATCTTTTGCATTATCGGAAACTCTAGGCCAAGGATCCCTTTTGAAATCTATGACGGACCTAATAATTGCTTGTGCTACTCCTTGCTCGGTTTCTGTGGAATAAGAAATTCGACATATAGAAGTTTAGACGCATATTCGTGATTCTaatctatgttactcggactcttcattttgctccatgtacccgtgtccgatccttgatgctcggacatttgTATGGCAcctagacacttcattttaggcgtaaaattgaatttttagaTGTATTCGACACTTGGACACTTACCGGTATCCGAAATCAGTACCCAAGTTCAAGTAACATAGATTCTAATATGCTTAAAGAAAGTAAGTTGAGGATCATTTCTATTCCTAACCTGCCCAAAAGGGTGG
Proteins encoded in this region:
- the LOC130826252 gene encoding calcium-dependent protein kinase 20-like encodes the protein MGNCCVTPNSGEGVGKKKRKNKKENRFASDYKNSGTKLLVLREPTGHNIEEAYELGGELGRGEFGVTYLCTEKSTSEVFACKKISKKKLRTPIDIEDVRREVEIMRHMPKHPNIVSLKDTYEDDYAVHLVMELCEGGELFDRIVSRGHYTERAAAVVLRTIVEVVQVCHKDGVIHRDLKPENFLFANKKETAALKAIDFGLSVFFTPGERFDEIVGSPYYMAPEVLKRNYGPEVDIWSAGVILYILLCGVPPFWAETEQGVAQAIIRSVIDFKRDPWPRVSDNAKDLVRKMLDPDPARRLTAQQVLDHPWLQNINKAPNVSLGETVKARLKQFSVMNKLKKRTLRVIAEHLSVEEVAGMKEGFALMDTGKRGKIGIDELKVGLRQLGHQISDTDLHILMDAGDVDKDGHLNYGEFVAIAVHLRKMGNDEHLQKAFLFFDRNKSGYIEIEELRDALSDDELDNNSEEVITAIMRDVDTDKDGRISYQEFATMMKAGTDWRKASRQYSRERFNSLSLKLMKDGSLQKDK